The region CTCTGTTACAATAAAGAAGACCGGACAAGCCGGCTTGCCTTTATCAACAGTTGTGTAACCCTTGATGTGAAACGATTTGATTGCCACCATAAATACATTACCAATGACCTTCGAAAAACTCTGAAAGCTGACCAATATCCTTTGCTCAAGATCCACTTTCTGTTCATGGACAATTTTTCAGCGGATGCCGACAATGCAAAAGTGATAGGCACCATTGATATTGCCCTGGCAGGAGTGGTGAAAAGAACCCAGGTCCAATTCCTGGTCAAAAAAGGTGAGGGCCGGATTCATCTCACCGGGGAAAAACACTTAAAGTTCTCTGATTTCGGGTTGGTACCGCCAAAGAAACTGGCCGGTCTGATCCGGATCAATGAAGAGATCACCGTGAATTTCCTGTTGAAACTGCGTCCGATCTGATCAGGTAGCAAAAAGCATCTTTAACCAAACAAATTACGAATATGAAAAAAGTTCTGATCGCTGGGTTTACAGCCGGAGTCGTCGTACTACTGGTAAGCCTTGGGCTGCTGTACCTGTCCATCCTACTGTTCCCGGTCGTTGCTGAAGAGTATTTCAGTCCGGTATTTCGCGGGTCCTCCGGAAAAACCGACTGGCTCTTTTATGCCCATCCTTTTATCCTGAGTTTTTCCCTGAAATGGTTCTGGGAACGGTACAAAGAGATCTTTGAAGGAAACCTTATCGTAAGGGCCATTGAAGTAGCTCTTGTGTATGGGATCGTGGCCATGGTACCAGTGCTCTGGCTTACCTATAGCGCCATTGATGTTTCCATAACTGTAGTTCTCACCTGGCTGGCTTATGGTATCGTTCAGGCATTTGTAGCCGGGCTGATATTTGCCAAGTTGAATCCCTAACAATATAAGACAGGTCGTACAGGACCTTCTCCGTATTCGTACAGCCGAGCCACCCCTGGTGGCTCGGCTCATTTATTACTACTCCTCCTGGGCCGATTTCAACAGGGATCGGAACCATTCATCCACTTTCTTTTTATCAAACATCTCTTCCCAATATATCATCGACAAAGCATCTTTGGAATGCCATTCTTTCTCATTCAATGAAAATGGACCAACCATTCCCAGGTACGATTCTGAATTTTCCTCCCCTTCTTCCCCAAAGGCGACCTTGAATAAGTAGAACTTTGCCAACGAACCTTTATAAGTAGCTTTCCGCTCGCCCAACAGAATCATTTTGGTGGGCGAGTAGTCGTCGCTGGCATAATTAAATAAATAGGATTCTGCAAAATAAGCCTGGGTTCTGTACTTAGCCGGGAAGAGCGCCTCCTTGTCCATCTTTTCCAATTCCTCATATAATTCTATGCGATAATCATTGCTCGCCGCCAGTTCCTCCCAAATGGCCGCATCCACTGCCTGTCCGTTTCTTGCCAGGGCAAGAGAAGCATCATATTTTGTTTGTATCTCATCTATGGTAAGAAACGCACGCAACCGGTCCTGGCATTCGGCATCATTCATATAGGCCAATAATTGAATGAGGTCGGTGCTCATGTACCCACTGTACTCATCCGACTCTTCCTCCAGTTTGATCCGAATGGATTCAAGGCTGGTGTCTGCATGATGCAGAATCGCTGGTTTGTAGGGTTCCAGTAATTTAACGTCCAACCGGCCAGAATCCAATAGCCGTACACTCAGGTCAACCATTACACCTATCCATGCCGGATGCTTATAAAGAGGCAGGATATCAGGAAAAAGAGATACACCCAGGTCCAGGGAGTCCATCATACGGTAGGGCATGTAGATTCCTGTTGTGGATGAAGGAGGGTCCTTAACCAAAAGTTCACGCATCAGTGTATAGGACTCCTGTGTATGGATTCCCGAGAGGGCCGCGATCATACCCAATCTCACCTTAGCCGATGAGGCGGGAATTTTCTTATATCGTTCTTTTATGAATTGAATGGTGGAAGGGTCGTTCAGCTTACTCACCTGGTCTATGATCCGGTCCTGCATGGTATAATACATCGTGCTGTCATCCCGATAGATCCTGGTCAAACCATCATGCAGGAATGGAAGGTCCTTTTTGGAAAAGGTCATTTCCGTAAAAGCCTCCACGGCCATGGCAAAGGTGGCCGAATCGGAGGAAGCCAACCCCTGCTTTAATTTCCCCGACCGATCGGAGAAAATGGTCTGTGATGAAACTTCCCGGGTGACCTTGAAGTCATCGAAAAAAGTATTGTAGCGCTTTTCATCCAGGGATGAGCCGGGAATAAAAGTGAACAACGTAAAGAGCGTATCGCCATTCAACACCAGCCGAACATGTTTGATATTGTGGTTATCACTCATTCTCACCACATAATCCCGGGCGGGAAGTTTTCCATTCTGTTTTTCCTGAAAACGGATCACGGAATCACCCCAACTTTGATAGGGCTCGAATTTTTTGGCAAAGAATGTTGAATCATCCGGATACCAGGCATAGGGGGAGATCCCTTCTTTGGTAACCACAAAGGAAACCGCATCCGCAGGATCATAGGCCACATACCGTACTGCAGGGTTTTCCGTAGTCTTCTCATCTTCTTCCTCTTCCAATGGTTTGAATCGGAAGGGTACGGGCCCGGAGGAGCTGAATGTCCTGTCCGGAGCAAGTTGAACCTGTATGGGTTTAGTGGCGAATTCTGTCAACCGGAAACTGCCAAAGAGTTCATCCCGCACTTTTAAAGCGGTTTCCTTATCTGCTCCGGCCGTCATGAGGGAATAAACACGGCTGCCGCGCAATACCACCATGGCTTGTAAATACACTTTTTGCTCCCCCGCATATCCACCTACCTGAAGACGGGGGAATCCCTCCCATACATCAATGCTATCGATCTCAAAACCATCCGGCACATTAAAGTTCTCCTTGAAATTACTGAACCAGGATGTATCTCCGTTCAGATGATATCCGGCATCCAGGTCACGCGTCTGCACCAGGTAATACAATCCATTCTCAGCATCCATCAGGTCATATACCGAAGATACCCATCCACCCTGGCTGGCCCCTTTTTCCAATCCCTTGTTTTGCCTTGGTGTACCGGGCAGGGAAACCGAGAAGGCCTTCCCGGGAATGGTAAAAGTTTGCCAGGTAGTTTTGCCGATCGACTCTTTGCGTTTGATAATGGCAAATGACTGAAAGAACTTATTCACGTCTGGCGACATCAACCGGATCATTTTCTCAGAACCGGCAATAACCAAATAAAGTATATTCTGCTGGATATAAAGTTGCACCCGAAAAAAACCATCAGAGGTGTTAAAATAGGCTTCCAATCCTTTTGCCCCATTTTTAACCACGGTCTTTGGATCCCTTGGTTTCCCAATGGCATTCATGTTTCGGGCATACTCTTCCATTAATTTTGGCAGGTAGTCCTCTTTTACCTGCGAAAGGGCGTGACCGGTCATATACAAGGTCAGGGTGTTGAGGTCATAATGCATCTTCATTTTGACCAGGTCACCATACGCCGTTATATCGGATGCAGGGCCCGGGATTTCCACCACGTAGGCGCTGTCATGGTTCTCCACCATTTTGATCCAGGGGAGTGCAGATAAGCGGGAAGCGTACACTTCCGCCGGTGTTTCTTTCTTGGAAAAT is a window of Chitinophagales bacterium DNA encoding:
- a CDS encoding YceI family protein: MRQLLLIITALVAMSSTYRTGSGKALNRWVVESSSSLNIEGSSNINDFKCDITEYIMHDTLCYNKEDRTSRLAFINSCVTLDVKRFDCHHKYITNDLRKTLKADQYPLLKIHFLFMDNFSADADNAKVIGTIDIALAGVVKRTQVQFLVKKGEGRIHLTGEKHLKFSDFGLVPPKKLAGLIRINEEITVNFLLKLRPI
- a CDS encoding TraB/GumN family protein, whose translation is MRTGTRWFIFTIITLFWLTSTSIQANAQQEKWPSTFLWKISGNGLKKDSWLYGTIHLQDKRLFNFGDSLYHAIERAEGLAIEINLQEFLDSMIYRMIVKEDEEEEESDKEESPLTDEEEKALQARTRESIKARRQKLVNQLKYGEMPTIMDAYLYGIAQRSQKWLGAVEDVTDQLGMLDELGGGLKEKELQASDKELKFTLEKMIGIYLARDLQGIANLYMPNLTAELKDTLMVKRNHKMASSMDSLSAVRSMFFAVGAAHLPGSQGVINLLRKKGYTVTPVFSKKETPAEVYASRLSALPWIKMVENHDSAYVVEIPGPASDITAYGDLVKMKMHYDLNTLTLYMTGHALSQVKEDYLPKLMEEYARNMNAIGKPRDPKTVVKNGAKGLEAYFNTSDGFFRVQLYIQQNILYLVIAGSEKMIRLMSPDVNKFFQSFAIIKRKESIGKTTWQTFTIPGKAFSVSLPGTPRQNKGLEKGASQGGWVSSVYDLMDAENGLYYLVQTRDLDAGYHLNGDTSWFSNFKENFNVPDGFEIDSIDVWEGFPRLQVGGYAGEQKVYLQAMVVLRGSRVYSLMTAGADKETALKVRDELFGSFRLTEFATKPIQVQLAPDRTFSSSGPVPFRFKPLEEEEDEKTTENPAVRYVAYDPADAVSFVVTKEGISPYAWYPDDSTFFAKKFEPYQSWGDSVIRFQEKQNGKLPARDYVVRMSDNHNIKHVRLVLNGDTLFTLFTFIPGSSLDEKRYNTFFDDFKVTREVSSQTIFSDRSGKLKQGLASSDSATFAMAVEAFTEMTFSKKDLPFLHDGLTRIYRDDSTMYYTMQDRIIDQVSKLNDPSTIQFIKERYKKIPASSAKVRLGMIAALSGIHTQESYTLMRELLVKDPPSSTTGIYMPYRMMDSLDLGVSLFPDILPLYKHPAWIGVMVDLSVRLLDSGRLDVKLLEPYKPAILHHADTSLESIRIKLEEESDEYSGYMSTDLIQLLAYMNDAECQDRLRAFLTIDEIQTKYDASLALARNGQAVDAAIWEELAASNDYRIELYEELEKMDKEALFPAKYRTQAYFAESYLFNYASDDYSPTKMILLGERKATYKGSLAKFYLFKVAFGEEGEENSESYLGMVGPFSLNEKEWHSKDALSMIYWEEMFDKKKVDEWFRSLLKSAQEE